The genomic stretch ATCCCAACAATAGTTTGAGATGGAAATGTCAGTCAGCCATAGCCTAACTCATATGCTTTAATAGCCCTTGTTTTCAGGTTGAAGCCAAAGCATAATCCAGTAATTACACCTAATTAAGATCGAGTTAGAAGCAGGCCTGGCCAGCTGGCCTGTGGGCTGACCAAATTCACAAACCCATTGCCAGCCGTAATTAAGTgtgtgccctaaaataattttcCACATCTAGTCTCTAGTCCATTCCTTGGAATTTAGCAGCACTAATTCATTTCCGGGCCCACAGGTTGGAGTCTTGATACTCCTGACAAAAGAATAGACTTGACTGTAGAATTTGATCCATGTGGGATCATACCATCCAATCTTAGGCCCCTCCTTGGAAAATTGGAGTACCTAAAATCAGACTGACTCTAAAGGTAGAATTTTGGTACAAAGCCATCAAATCCGATGCTCAACTTCTTGAAAGCCAGCTACACCCAAATGGGAATATCTCCAAAGTGGGTAGGAATCACATTTCGGATGTGCATTGTGTTTCCCACCAACAACGAATCAACTCGGCACCGGTTCAGAATCAAGCCCAAAACCCAACCTATGACCCACTTATTTGGCTGAAACTAGCCCTCTAAAATTCATCAACCCCAAAGCCTAATTTAACCCGCCCGGACCTAATTCATTTAATTATGACAGGGAcgaactcgatctgatctgtTATAACTCTCTTGTAATAGCCACTCaggttttaaaatgatatatggaAACACCATGCGAAAACTTTCAGGAGGCCCACCCAATGTTTATATGCCAACCCATTCGTAGGTTGATTCCCACATCGATAAAGGTAAACACtaatatcaggctgatccaaagcttttgtcgACCCAAAAAAAGTTGTggtggtggttgttcaatcaccactgtttcttttggtgtggctcattttAGATTTGagtctgcctgattttttaaatcatgtcttaaaatgggaAAGCACAATGGATTGGATAATCGGTGTGGATATAACTGATACATTACCGTGGGCCTTATAAAGCTCAGGGTAAGAGTGAATCATGTAACATGGATTACAAGCAATTCGTATTGGACGCGGCTTTCCTACGCCCCAACATATAGGGAGACCGTAGCTAGAAGCTCTGTAGGAATCAAGATTCCTTTGGACAGGAAATATCCCATCCGTGGGCAGAGCCTATAGGTTCCATAATGTCTATAAAAAATCCACTGGGTGCATGAATTCGACCGGATCACTTTAGGACATGAGCTAGGCCACAAGTCgagccaaaactcaagtgggccacaaatagaAAAAGTCATAAAGTAAGCTAGCAAAACTAACAAATAGAGTGAATGTCACAGGTTATCATGGCAGGCCCACGTAGCTACAATttactcaagtgggccttaaatgGAAAACTTTTCAAACAAGCTCATTGTCAACATCAACTTTAAAATCAATGCCATAATTACATTGGTAAATAATCATTGTTCATTTATGGgtaaataaatatgtaaatataaaaaAGAACCTGCCCCTTAGAGCACagtcaaaaaaacaaaaaaaggaaattGAACCTTGTTTTCAAGCTGAAATCAAAGCACAATTCATTAAATACACCTGAGCCAGAGTTAGAAGCAGGCCTGACCAGCTGGTACATGGGCTGTCAAGAGTCACAGTCAGTCCCCGAGCCCACTATATCGAAGATGCAACTTGCCTCTAAACGCGGGCCACGGAGATCACATACGACCTTACGTGCTATAGGGTAGTTGTGAATTCTGTGTTACTCCATTCCTTGTGCCGGCCCATGTTAGGTGGTGATGTTAAAAATCAAGAAGATTCAGAAACTAAAGTAAGCTCCACCgcatgaaatagtgggaatagaAATGCCCAAGTTGAAATGCCCactacttgatgtttatatgccatccaaaaccgTAATTAGTAAGTTGATTCCCAtatagatgaaggaaaacaccaatatcagcctgatccgaaacttctatggcccacaagaagttttcgatAATgattgttcaatcaccattgcttcttgtgatgtggcccaattgagatttgaatacgccatattttttaaaatacattCTAAAATGAGCAAGTGCAATGGATAAACGAAGTGGCGGGCCTCATAGAGCTCAGGATAGGAGTACATTCACATAACTTCGTATTACAGTCCATTAACATTTCATGCCACTTTCCTGTGTCCCAGCATATACTGGAGCCCCTTAGGCAAAAGCTCTATTCATCAATTTCACCGGATCAGGATTACATTAGGACATGATCAGAAtcatgaggcagatacaaaaactcaagtgagccacatgataggaaatggTCCTAACAAGAacctgcaaaactgatggacggaatggatgtcacaCATAGACCGTTGCAGGCCGCATATAGCTAGCACCTACTTGAACATCCAGTAGGCAGGGATGGTGTTAATTCACATCCATTCACGTCCTAAATTCAGAGCAGCCTGTAGTCAGGTCGCTTCCCTGATTCAGCGCTGGCCTGTGCCACGTCCTATGTCAAAGAAGAGTGGCAGATGGTGGAACTAATTTGGCGCAGTGGGCTGCTACAAAACATGCTGAGCATTCAAACCCCAATCTGAGCCACAAACCAAGGACCCATGATCCAATCCCTACCAATTTACTAATTgggtttagaattttctaatagATGGTCCCACCTCTCAACAAATCATTGGGCCCAAGCACCAGTACTCCATCCCATTTACTTAAGGGCTTTTATTACATAGACGTTAGTTTTTATAAGATTTGGAAATTGAAACCTTTTGTTAATACTCAGTAGCCTAATGCCTGAGCCTAGTATAACCCTAGCACGAGCACAAGCCCAAGCCTTAAAGACTGGTTGGTACTGGTCCAACCTAGCTTGAAAATTGATCAAATACCTATTCCATGATGGATGACcattatttgttacatgtacgcAATGTGGACATGGGTCACAATATGAAGCCCATGCCTATCTCAAGGGAGTGACTGTCCTAACCCTCTAATTGAGAACATAATACTATAATTACCTCCTATCACATTTATACAATGCCCTAACATGGATGTAGCATAGACCAAATCCTCGTCCATCTAACCATCTCAATTACTTGATTGGTGGACTCTTTCTCATTGAACAATTGTTAGCATTTTCATGTTATCTACAACATGGAGGCCATATTAGATGGTTATATTTGTCCAAAGTCTCAGTTCTTTGCGGCTCCATCAATTCAGTAACTCCCCACAGATGAACTGTCTAGATCACTATTGTATGTAAGGGATGCTACTCTAAATGAACACTGCCAAAGCAATCTGCCCCACACATTGAAGAGGTGATTGACAAGACATGCATTCAGGGTCTGCAAACAAGCTCTGGTTGGTTCATGAGCTGTGCCCACTGCTCCACTCATGAAGTGCATTGCTTTGAATATAGGTCCCTGGTCATGTTATTACAACAATCTATTTTTCTCGTGTCCATGGCCCACTGCATGAGTTAATGGTCATTTTTTTGTGCCAATGGATCTTCGTACTGGCCTTCCTGGTTACATATATTACACAAGTGTCAAGAATCATCTCTACAACCTCTTGTTGTGCAAATTAAACACCATGTTCTCAAAGTACAAACACATCCACAGTTTAAGTAGAGTGGCAAACGGTGGAACTAGTTTGGAGTCAGtagcctgatacaaaacagaCTGACCATTCAAACCCCAATCTGAGTCACAACCCATGGACCCATGATCCAATACTTACCCATTTACTAATTCAGTTTAGAAATTTCTAACACACGGTCCAACCAGTCAGAAAATCATTAGGCCCACTACTTCACCCCCATTTACTTAAAGGCTGTTATTATATACTTGTTAGTTTTTATGagatttgggaattgaaatttTCTATCACTCACGCTACATACTAGAAACAGTTTGAGATGGGAATGAGTTTGCCATAGCCTGACTTTCTTACTTTAACAGGCCTTGTTTTCTCGCTAAAGTAGAAGCACGACCCAATAAATACACTTGAGCTCGAGTTAAAAGCAAGCCTTGCAAACTGGTTCGTGGGCTGACGCGAATTGCAGGCCCATTGCTAGCCCTAATTTAGgtttcatttaatcttatatcgtacaaaaatatatatataaaagctttgAATACGTTTTGATTTGATGAGTACAAACaaatcaataaaataaatcattagGCCCACTCCTTCACCCCCATATACTTGTTAGTTTTTATGagatttgggaattgaaatttTCTATCACTCACGCTACATACTAGAAGTACAGTTTGAGATGGGAATGAGTTTGCCATAGCCTGACTTGCTTACTTTAACGGGCCTTGTTTTCTGGCTAAAATGAAGCACAACCCAAAAAATACACTTGAGCTCAAGTTAAAAGCAAGCCTGGCAAGCTGGTTCATGGGCTGACGAGAGTTGCAGGCCCATTGCTAACCCTAATTTAGGTATCATTTAATCTTAAATTGTGCAAAATCAAAAAGCTTTGAATACATTTTGACTTGATGAGCACAAACAAGTCAATAAAATATCTATGTCTATATCTAGTCCCACGCCCACTCCTTGGAATTTGGCAGGATCTATCAATAAAAAGAGAGATAACTTGAAAAGTAAAATCTAGGCCTAAACCCATCCATTCTTAGGCCCCACTCATTGGAATCTTGATGTTCCTGACGAAAGAGTAAACTTCATATTAGAATTTGAGATCAAACCATTCAGTCCTGGGCCCGCTTCCTTGGAATATCACAACACCCAATAAAAATAAGACTTGTCCCTAAAGATAAAATTTTAACATAACAACATCTAATTCGATGCTCATCTACGTGGAATTCAGCAACAcccaataaaataatataaaaattaaaaaaaaaaatggaaaaaaagaatgaaaaagaaaaggagacttGACTGCAATAGTAGAATCTATTAAAATTCCCTAcctaaaaatgatatgaaaaaatggatggattggaataATAGAAATGGACTTCCCCTTAAGCCATTATAACAGAAATCCCCTTTAACCTTAAGATTTGTGGGGGCTATGTGATGTCTGTGGTATGTCCACTCCATTCATTATGCAAGCCATGTTAGATTCTGATGTAAAAAATCaggaaaataaaaaacacaaTTGAGCCAGAACATCGGAAATAGAGGACTGAAACGTCCACGCTCTACTTTCCAAAGGCCGAcacaatgtttatatgccatccaacccacttATAAGTTGATCCCCACGTGGATGAAGGTAAACACCAACATCATcctgttccaaaacttttgtggtcctaaGTTTTTTATAGTGGTtgctcaatcaccattgtttcttttgatgtggcccatttgggattTGAGCATGCCTAATTTTTAAATCAAGTCTAAAATAGGAGAGCACAATGGATAAACGGAGGGGATATAATTcctacatcactgtgggcctcagAGAGCTTAGGTTCTCATTGGACGGGGCTTTCCTACGCCCTAGCATACAGGGAGCACTTAGGCAGGTATGTGGGAATTGACATTCTTTAGAACATGAAAAATATACTCCTTAGGCAGAACCATACAGAGAGCCTCTAAGCTCACTGCAATGTCCATTAAAAATTCACCCCGTGCATCAATTTACGTGAGCTCAGCCataagataaatccaaaactccagtGAGCTGCACGATAGGATAAGACATGAGCCTAAGACATGAGCAAGCAAAActaatggacaaagtggatgtcacatgcatatcatgtcataaaatgagttggcaaaactgatggatggtctggataaaacACGAACATGTCTATTGGCCCCAAAGAGCTTGGGCCACATCCTGCCATGTGATACACAGATTAACTACCGCCAGGTTGATTACCGAGACTGCtaggaagtgacgtcaccaagttccgtgagtcctaccatgttgtatgtgttgtatccacaccgtccatcaatttctatatatcattttaggttatgagtcaaagaatgagttagatgcaaaaaaacagtggagagagtaacATCCTCCTTTAAATTCTTCCtaagatccaccatgatgtttatttgagatccaacccgtgCATAAGTTAAGAAAGACATTACCAGCGAATGGGcagtggccggtggtcggtgctctgtgggccccaccatgatgtatgtatttcatccatgccgtccatctatttttccatatcattttatattatgagaccaaaaatgagatacgtaccaatctcaaatggaccacattaaaggaaacagtgttgaatgagtgtctaCTATTAAAAAGCAttcggaggccataaaagttttggatcaatctgatctttgttttctcccttcatctgcagggtctgtatggcctaatcaacagattggatgtcaaataagcagtacggtgggccttaggaagattttaatggtggatattcaatcgctattgtcttcctttggtgtggtacacatgagatctatatccctctcatttttaggatcaatcctaaaatgatctacagaaatgaatgaatggaatggttgcaacacatacatcatggtgaggcccatagatcaacgaccatcagccaccgggctggtggcaggggagtagccaatctgtttccgtcaTCAGCGGGGCCACACTTATTTCGATGAAATTCATGTGCCGGATGCGGATTTcggtactcaacctgtcagtagctaagcGGAtttgctactgacaggttgagttgcGAAACtcgtgatggatgtgttgtatccacaccgtccatccatttggagagatcattttacgctGTTATctaaataatgagtcagatccaaagctgtagtggaccccaccatagaaaacagtggagatagtgatggctatcgttgaaaccttcctaaggtccaccatgatgtttattatttgagatccaacctgttcataagttaaaaaagacattagataaaggaaaaaacaaatttaagCTTGGtcggaaacttttgtgaccattagaagttttcaatggtatgcgtTTCTATCCACTTTTTCTGTAGTGGggtgcacttgagattttgatctgactcattctttgtctcatcccctaaaatgatctccccaaatggatggatggtgtggatataaaatctacatcacggtgggggcccacagaacatggtgacgtcactacaattgcgagtctcactactcaacctgtcagtagctaatccgcttcctcaCGTGCCGTGTGCAACAGGCAATCGGCTTCGGTCTAAATCGCCTGCTTGCATGTGtacgaatttatttatttaatatctcGTAACAATAAGACAAGCTATGCTTCACCTAAGTAGCATCAACCTTCTCCTATAAATACCCATCCATCGTAAGTTGGTAGCATCCTATAAGCAACAGCAACCATGGCCATacacaaatctctcccttttaattttctactcattttgttagcctttctttctttccaagcAATATCACCATCATCCACACTCTCAGAAGTAGAGGCTCTCATGAAATGGAAAGCCAGCCTCTTGGCAGCAGAAGCTCTCCATTCATGGTCTCTTCCTTCTGCTAATTCTACCACCAACATAATCTCTCCATGCAACTGGACTGGGATCTCATGCAACATCCTTAGAAGTGTAACAGGGATAAGCCTACCGAGTCTGGGTTTGGAAGGTACGCTCGATAACTTGAGTTTCCCGTCATTTCCAAACCTCCTTCATCTTGATCTTAGTGACAACACCCTTACCGGAACCATTCCAGCCCATCTTGACACTCTTTACAAACTCACGTCCCTGAATCTGTCTGCAAATGAAATAAGTGGATCAATACCTCTGGAAATAGGGAATCTTGTGAATTTAAATGAGCTTGACTTGTCCATTAACCATCTAGATGGTTCCATCCCTTCCACCTTAAGAAATCTGAAAAAGCTTTCCATCTTGTACCTGGACCAAAATCGAATCTCTGGCTCCATTCCTTCACAAATCGGGAATCTACAAGCTCTGGTTGAGTTGACATTGTTCCAAAATAATCTGACTGGTCCGATCCctcctgctttgggtaatttgcCCATGCTCAAAATTTTGTATTCATCCAGAAATCAAATTTCAGGCACAATCCCTAGAGAGTTAgggaatctcaagaatttggtcaAGTTGACGTTGTACCGAAACAATTTGACTGGTCAGATCCCTCCAGAAATAGGGAATCTGGTTAATCTCATGATGCTTGACTTGTCCATTAACCATTTAAATGGTTCCATCCCTTCCACTATAGGAAATCTGACAAAGCTTTCCATCTTGTACCTGGACCAAAATCAAATCTCTGGCTCCATTCCTTCACAAATCGGAAATCTACAAGATCTAGCTCAGTTGTCATTGTCCGTAAACATTCTGACTGGTCGgatccctcctgctttaggtaatttgagcaaCCTTACAATTCTGTATCTCTACGACAACCAAATTTCTGGCTCAATTCCACCTGAATTAGGGAATCTGGTTAATCTCAAAGAGCTTGACATGTCCACtaaccttctaacaggttctatcccttccactttaggaaacTTGTCCATGCTCACTCTTCTTCATCTGTTTGAAAATCAATTCTCTGGTTTTATTCCTCTAGAACTTGGGAATTTAAAGAGTCTCAATGACTTATCATTGCGCAGTAACAATCTGACTGGTCCCATgcctcctgctttaggtaatttgagcaaCCTTACAATTTTGTATCTCTACGACAaccaaatttctggttcaattccaccTGAAGTAGGGAATCTGGTTAATCTCAAAGAACTTGACATGTCCACtaaccttctaacaggttctatcccttccactttcgGAAACTTATCTATGTCCACTCTTCTTCATATGTTTGAAAATCAATTCTCTGGTTTTATTCCTCCAGAAATAGGGAATTTAAAGAGTCTCAATGAGTTAGCATTGTACAGTAACAATCTGACAGGTCCCATACCTgctgctttaggtaatttgagcaaCCTTACAATTTTGTATCTCTACGAAAACCAAGTTTCTGGTTCAATACCACCTGAAATAGGAAATCTGGTTAATCTCAAGGAGCTTGGCTTGTCCACTAACCTTCTAACGGGTTCTATCCCTTCGATTTTAGGAAACTTGACCAAGTTAACTCTCCTCTACCTCTTTGggaatcaaatttctggttctattCCTCCAGAAATGGGGAATCTGGTTAATCTCATGCATCTTGATATGTCCTAtaaccttctaacaggttctatcccttccactttagggaacttgacCAAGCTGTCTATTTTGTACCTTTCTGACTGTCAATTATCTGGTTCCTTGCCTCAAGAAATGACAAACATGACAGATCTTTCTCGGCTCTACTTGGATGGCAACAACTTCTCTGGCCATTTACCTCAGTTATGCCACGGTGGATCTCTTGAAGCCTTCACTGCTTTCGACAACCATTTCACCGGTGAGATCCCAAGAACCTTCAGAAACTGCACTAACTTAAGGAGAGTGCGACTCAATGGAAACCGACTAGCTGCAAATGTATCGGAAGCCTTTGGTGTATACCCTCACCTCATATTCATGGAAGTCAGTGACAACATGTTGTTTGGTGAACTCTCACCACATTGGGGAGAATGCCAAAACTTAACAAAGTTACAACTCTCCGGGAACAATATCACTGGTAGAATTCCTCCTCAGTTTGGGCAGTTGGGGCAGCTAAGAGTGCTTGATCTTTCTTCAAACCATTTAGTAGGAGAGATTCCAAAGGCATTTGGGAGGCTGGCTTCTTTGTTCAACTTGACTTTAAATGATAACCAGCTTTCTGGTCAGTTACCACAAGAGGTTGGAAACCTATCCAATTTGGAGATTCTGGATCTGTCAATGAATCGCCTAAGTGGTCCAATACCACCTCAATTAGAGAATTGCTCCAAACTCCGTTTTCTGAAATTGAGTGAAAATGTTTTGAATGGAAGCATTCCTTTTCAGATTGGTAACCTAGTATACTTACAGAGCTTACTAGATctaagtcataactccctcaatggAAAGATACCTCCACAACTCGCGAAATTGGTTAGTCTGGAAAATTTAAACCTCTCTCACAACATGTTGTCAGGTTCCATTCCGACTTCTTTTGATGGGTTGGTCAGCTTAcaatccattgatttttcatacaatgttTTGGAGGGTCCTCTTCCTAACATCAAAGCTTTTAAGAAGGCTCCGGCAGATGCATTCATAAAAAACAAAGGCTTATGTGGTGAAGTGCAAAGTTTGCGACCTTGCAATACCTCTTCAATAAGTCATGGTGATGCGAGGAAACGCCACAAAGTTGTGATCCTCATTATTCTTCTCTTCTCAGTATGTATTCTTTTACTTGCAATCGTCGTCATAATTTCTTCCATTTattatcaaagaagaagaagaatagagaaGGAGGTTCTTGAAAGGAGTAGAGGAAATACATTTTTAACATGGAATTATGATGGGATTTCTACGTTTGAAGACATTATGGAGGCAACAGAGGGTTTTGAAGATAAATACTGCATTGGAACTGGAGGGTATGGGAAAGTTTACAAAGCAAATCTACCAACAGGCCAGGTAGTAGCTGTGAAGAAACTCCATCTACCCGAAGGTGGGAATCAATCTGATCAAAGAAGTTTTACGAATGAGATAAAAGCATTAACGGAAATCCGTC from Magnolia sinica isolate HGM2019 chromosome 17, MsV1, whole genome shotgun sequence encodes the following:
- the LOC131230506 gene encoding MDIS1-interacting receptor like kinase 2-like, with protein sequence MAIHKSLPFNFLLILLAFLSFQAISPSSTLSEVEALMKWKASLLAAEALHSWSLPSANSTTNIISPCNWTGISCNILRSVTGISLPSLGLEGTLDNLSFPSFPNLLHLDLSDNTLTGTIPAHLDTLYKLTSLNLSANEISGSIPLEIGNLVNLNELDLSINHLDGSIPSTLRNLKKLSILYLDQNRISGSIPSQIGNLQALVELTLFQNNLTGSIPSTLGNLTKLSILYLSDCQLSGSLPQEMTNMTDLSRLYLDGNNFSGHLPQLCHGGSLEAFTAFDNHFTGEIPRTFRNCTNLRRVRLNGNRLAANVSEAFGVYPHLIFMEVSDNMLFGELSPHWGECQNLTKLQLSGNNITGRIPPQFGQLGQLRVLDLSSNHLVGEIPKAFGRLASLFNLTLNDNQLSGQLPQEVGNLSNLEILDLSMNRLSGPIPPQLENCSKLRFLKLSENVLNGSIPFQIGNLVYLQSLLDLSHNSLNGKIPPQLAKLVSLENLNLSHNMLSGSIPTSFDGLVSLQSIDFSYNVLEGPLPNIKAFKKAPADAFIKNKGLCGEVQSLRPCNTSSISHGDARKRHKVVILIILLFSVCILLLAIVVIISSIYYQRRRRIEKEVLERSRGNTFLTWNYDGISTFEDIMEATEGFEDKYCIGTGGYGKVYKANLPTGQVVAVKKLHLPEGGNQSDQRSFTNEIKALTEIRHRNIVKLYGFCSHAQFSFLIYEYMERGSLASILSNDEGAAQLDWTVRVKIIKGVAHALSYMHHDCTLPIVHRDLSSNNILLNSELEASVSDFGTARLLIPDSSNWTTLAGTYGYIAPELAYTMRVTEKCDVYSFGVVALEVMMGSHPGELFSSLSSSSRQDTLLKDMLDQRLSDPMADVAQEVLFVVSMALACIRPDPDSRPTMRHVAQELSIRGPSFSLQPFHAVTLRQLMNLKV